A section of the Papio anubis isolate 15944 chromosome 4, Panubis1.0, whole genome shotgun sequence genome encodes:
- the ING3 gene encoding inhibitor of growth protein 3 isoform X4 — translation MLYLEDYLEMIEQLPMDLRDRFTEMREMDLQVQNAMDQLEQRVSEFFMNAKKNKPEWREEQMASIKKDYYKALEDADEKVQLANQIYDLQF, via the exons ATGTTGTACCTAGAAGACTATCTGGAAA TGATTGAGCAGCTTCCTATGGATCTGCGGGACCGCTTCACGGAAATGCGCGAGATGGACCTGCAGGTGCAGA ATGCAATGGATCAACTAGAACAAAGAGTCAGTGAATTCTttatgaatgcaaagaaaaataaacctgaaTGGAGAGAAGAACAAATGGCATCCATCAAAAAA GACTACTATAAAGCTTTGGAAGATGCAGATGAGAAGGTTCAGTTGGCAAACCAGATATATGACTTG CAGTTCTAA
- the ING3 gene encoding inhibitor of growth protein 3 isoform X3: protein MLYLEDYLEMIEQLPMDLRDRFTEMREMDLQVQNAMDQLEQRVSEFFMNAKKNKPEWREEQMASIKKDYYKALEDADEKVQLANQIYDLQQF, encoded by the exons ATGTTGTACCTAGAAGACTATCTGGAAA TGATTGAGCAGCTTCCTATGGATCTGCGGGACCGCTTCACGGAAATGCGCGAGATGGACCTGCAGGTGCAGA ATGCAATGGATCAACTAGAACAAAGAGTCAGTGAATTCTttatgaatgcaaagaaaaataaacctgaaTGGAGAGAAGAACAAATGGCATCCATCAAAAAA GACTACTATAAAGCTTTGGAAGATGCAGATGAGAAGGTTCAGTTGGCAAACCAGATATATGACTTG CAGCAGTTCTAA
- the ING3 gene encoding inhibitor of growth protein 3 isoform X2: MLYLEDYLEMIEQLPMDLRDRFTEMREMDLQVQNAMDQLEQRVSEFFMNAKKNKPEWREEQMASIKKDYYKALEDADEKVQLANQIYDLVVCLLTSHIILRLFLW; this comes from the exons ATGTTGTACCTAGAAGACTATCTGGAAA TGATTGAGCAGCTTCCTATGGATCTGCGGGACCGCTTCACGGAAATGCGCGAGATGGACCTGCAGGTGCAGA ATGCAATGGATCAACTAGAACAAAGAGTCAGTGAATTCTttatgaatgcaaagaaaaataaacctgaaTGGAGAGAAGAACAAATGGCATCCATCAAAAAA GACTACTATAAAGCTTTGGAAGATGCAGATGAGAAGGTTCAGTTGGCAAACCAGATATATGACTTG GTAGTGTGTTTACTTACCTCACACATCATTTTGAGATTGTTTCTGTGGTAA